The Flavobacterium sp. CBA20B-1 genome includes the window GATCGGGCTATCAAACCGCCGTTTTGTGCAAAATGGGTGCAAAAGTTTTTACGATTGAACGCCAAAATGAATTGTACAGAAAAACATCGGTTTTATTACCAAAATTAGGCTACCGACCACGAGTTGTTTCATTTGGCGACGGATACAAAGGCTTGCCTAAAGATGCACCGTTTGATGGCATTATTGTTACAGCCGGAGCACCTTTTATTCCACAACCGTTAATGGCACAGTTAAAAATAGGAGGCAGGTTGGTTATTCCCGTAGGCGATGAAAAGCAAGTAATGACCTTATTGATAAGAACATCGGAAACGCACTTTGAACAACACGAATTTGGCGATTTTAAGTTTGTGCCGATGTTGGAGGATAAGAATAGGTAGGTTACGAGAACCAACTGATTATTTCAGCCAAACCAACAAAGAAGCAAACCCCAAATATTATAAAAAGTAAAAAACAACCAATTGGAATAAGTTTTTCATAAAAATTAGATTTTGTGGGTTCTATAACTCCCTTACGTTTGCCTTGAAATTTCTCAATATATCCAATTATTGTTGATGAATCTTCATCAATCCAATCTACAAAATGTTCAAAAGGTATTGTTTTATCTTTTGAACTATCTGTAATAGTGTTAATGTTTTTTGAAGCAATCAACATGTACATTGAATAAAGAAGTAAGCCTTCTTTATTAGCTTTGATATAACTTTCATCATTACCACCACCGTATTCAAAAATTCCGAAATAAGCATTTTCCTTTAATTTTTCAGAATCGAATTGATTTATCAATTCTTGAATTTTTTGATCATCCATAAATATAATTGCCTAACGATTATAATATCTAATAATACTATCGCTTTCTGAATTCGTTTTTAATATTATTTTCTGATTTGTTACTGTATCAATTTCAACACAATTCCTTAATCTACCAATATGGCTACAGTTTAAATTATTAAAATCAGTTATATTTTTTTTCTGGTTATTTTTTATATCTAATAAAATTAATTTTTCATTATTTTGATTCTCACTAGTTATATAAAGTAACACTTTTTCGTCTTCATGACAATCAACAAAGATACCTTTTGTTAATGACTTTCCGGTTTTCTTTTCAATTAGTTCTATTTGATGTGGATTACCTGAACCAAATGATTGTACAAAAAGAAAAGACTTTCCAAAATCGGCACCAATATAGCCGAGATTTTTGTGTAGTAAAGGATAATCAATCACATTTAATTCTTTGATTTTAAATGTGTCTCTTTTAAGAGTTAAACTCTGAAGCTTTTGATTTTCAATTGTATCCTCATAAATTTTATATGATAAATAATATCCATCACTTAAAAGAGTGTCGAAATCATAAGGATCATATGAAATTATTTTTTCTTGAAATGAAATATTTACTGAATCAAGTTTTTCTTTATCAGATATATTCTGTTTCTTTTCACAAGAAATACAACATATAAATAATAAAAATGAAAGAAAGTTACTTTTCATAAGTTACGTTTTAATCAAAAATAAAGAAAACTTATTAATATCTTAATGAGCTTTTATATATTTGAGAAAAAAATATGAGAATAAGTTTCTGTCTTTTTCTATTGTCTATTTCTGTTTTGTCTTGTAAAAAAGAAGAATCAGTAATAACTGATATTCCCATATATCCAGATCGTTTCTTTATCGATGAAAATGCTTTTTTTGAACAAATGAGATTTAATGACACTTTAACATGTTACATAATGTTAGATAAGTGTGGTGAATGGGGTGGACCTCAAGAATATTATAAAATTTACCAAACACATAAAGATAGTATATATTTAAAATATTATTGGTTTGATATGGATTGTGAATCAAATAGAATTTGGAGAGATTCAATGAGATTTCATGAGAAATCACCTATTCTTTTAACCCAAAAAGATAAAAAATACCTTTCAGATTTATTTCTTCTTATTATGAAAGGAAAAATAACAGAGAAAGTTGGTAGCAATGCAGGTGATTATGTTCATTTATTTTCCAAAGATTCTACTTTGAATGTTTCTTTTCACACCGATAATGATTTATTTGAAAGAGATTATAAAGGAATAAAAAATCAATTGTTTGAAAATTTTTAACTCTATTAACTATTTAATCAAACAAAAAATCATATCAATTTCCTAATAAGCTTTCTTTAAACGGTCTAAACTAATTTTATTTTCGCGGTCTTTAATGGTTTCGCGTTTATCGTATAGTTTTTTACCTTTTGCCAAAGCAATTTCAACTTTTGCCAAGCCTTTTTCGTTGGTAAACAAACGCAGTGGCACAATGGTTAAACCTTTGTTTTGCACACTTTTATTTAACGATTTTAATTCTTTTTTGTTTAAAAGCAGTTTGCGTTCGCTTTTTGCTTTGTGGTTGTAATGTGTTCCAAACGAATATTCTTCCACATGCGAATTAATCATAAACAATTCACCGTTTTGAAACTCACAAAAACTGTCGGTAATAGAAGCTTTCCCCAAACGAATGGACTTTATTTCGGTTCCTGCCAAAACAATTCCTGCCGTATATTTTTCAATAAACTCAAACTCAAATTTGGCACGTTTGTTTAATATGTTGATATTTTTCTGCATAGTGCAAATGTACTAAAAGTTGGTGTTTTGTAAAACTATTTGTCTTTTTTCCAGATAGAATAAATAATAACGATGCCTAAAATACCGGAAATTAAAAATCCTAATAAGCCTAAAAACGAATTTCCATAGAACAACGGCGGAATATGAGCCATCATTAAAATAGACGAGCCAATTGACAAAGCCGCAATAATTATGGCATACGTTAATCGATTCGATGCATTTTGCAGAGTTTGTCGAACATCTTCTAAGCCCTCCACTTCAAAATTGATTTTTAATTTATCGTCTTTTATTTTCTCTAATAAAACGGTTAAATCATCGGGCAGGTTTTGCATATTTGCTGCCAAAATTTTTAAATGTTTTATTGATTTTTGGGCAATTTGTTTGGGACCGTATTTTTTTAAAGCCAACTCATTTGCATACGGACGCATGCTTTCCATAACGTTTAGCTCGGGGTCTAACTGCTTGCCAATTCCTTCAATGATTGAAATTCCGCGCATCAGCAAATAGATAAATTCTGGCATCAACACATGATTATTTGCCATAATCGATTTTACTTTTGCCACAATATCGTTCACGTTAATCTCGTTCAAAGCGGTGTGTTCCAGCATGTGAAAAATATCGTAGATTTCCCGTTCCAACGTTTTTTCATCCTCAATATGATATTCAATTGCCAAACGCTTGGTAAGACGAATGATTTTTTTGGCATCTTGAATCATAAAACTTTCAATAATTTCTTCTAACAATGCCATATCGCCTTTCATAATCTGACCCATAGAACCAAAATCTATAAAGCAGAATTTTTGGTTGTTCATTATAAACACATTGCCCGGATGCGGATCTGCATGAAAAAAACCGTCTTCTAAAACCATTTTCATAAACAACACAATGCCTGTTTGCGCCACATCCTTTGGCAGCATGCCGTTTTCAATGATTTTTTCTTTATTGTTTACTTTAAAACCATCGACAAATTCCATGGTAAGCATGTTGTTGTTCGATAGTTCTTTATAGGTTTGCGGAACATATACTTCGGTGCGGTTTTCGAAATTTTTGCGAAATTTTTCTATATTATGCAGTTCATTGGTCAGCGATAATTCGCGATACATATTGTTTTCAAACGAATTAATAAGCTGCTTTAAACTCATTTTTCGGGCAGTATCATAATTTTTTTCTAAAATATTTGCCAAATCTTTCATGATCATGATATCCGACCGAATTATTTCTTCGATAGTGGTTCTCTTAACCTTAATCACCACTTTTTCACCGTTAATCAATCGCCCCACATATACTTGCGAAATAGACGCAGATGCAATAGGAGTAGGGTTGATGTACTCAAATTGTTCTTGAGGATCAATTAAAAGTTCGTCTGCCAATTTTTGGAATATATCCATATCTTCAGGCGGCACATTATCTTGCAGTTCGGATAATTCGGCAATCATTTCTGGCGGAAGAATATCTTCGCGGTTGCTGAACATTTGTCCGAGCTTCACATACGTTGGTCCCAATTCTTCCAACACCAAACGCACACGCTTGTAAACGCCGAGTTTAAAAATTTCTTCGCCGCGTTTTGATTTTAGGAAACCTTTGGGCAGAAATTTTTCTGCACTGGTACGCGCAATAATATCATCGAATCCATATTTAGATAAAATACTGATTACGTTGCCAATACGTTTTATTTTTTTGATTTGATTCATAGCTTTTTTGTTGACCAAAAGGTATAAAAAAAGTAGTAAGGTTTTCTTACTACTTTCTTAAAATTTTGATTGATTTAATTTTTTAAAGAAGAATTCGCGTTTTTCACGCTCACCTTTAATTGGTCTTCATCTTTCATTTTATCCATCACTAAAACATCATTTTCGTGAATGTTTCCGTTGATAATTTCTTCAGCCAATAAATCTTCCACATATTTTTGGATGGCA containing:
- a CDS encoding protein-L-isoaspartate(D-aspartate) O-methyltransferase; this translates as MKDTAKHQGLRNQLIKLLAEKGIYDQNVLTAMNTIPRHLFLESGFHDFAYQDTAFPIGAGQTISQPYTVAFQSQLLHVKPDDKILEIGTGSGYQTAVLCKMGAKVFTIERQNELYRKTSVLLPKLGYRPRVVSFGDGYKGLPKDAPFDGIIVTAGAPFIPQPLMAQLKIGGRLVIPVGDEKQVMTLLIRTSETHFEQHEFGDFKFVPMLEDKNR
- the smpB gene encoding SsrA-binding protein SmpB, translating into MQKNINILNKRAKFEFEFIEKYTAGIVLAGTEIKSIRLGKASITDSFCEFQNGELFMINSHVEEYSFGTHYNHKAKSERKLLLNKKELKSLNKSVQNKGLTIVPLRLFTNEKGLAKVEIALAKGKKLYDKRETIKDRENKISLDRLKKAY
- a CDS encoding ABC1 kinase family protein, translated to MNQIKKIKRIGNVISILSKYGFDDIIARTSAEKFLPKGFLKSKRGEEIFKLGVYKRVRLVLEELGPTYVKLGQMFSNREDILPPEMIAELSELQDNVPPEDMDIFQKLADELLIDPQEQFEYINPTPIASASISQVYVGRLINGEKVVIKVKRTTIEEIIRSDIMIMKDLANILEKNYDTARKMSLKQLINSFENNMYRELSLTNELHNIEKFRKNFENRTEVYVPQTYKELSNNNMLTMEFVDGFKVNNKEKIIENGMLPKDVAQTGIVLFMKMVLEDGFFHADPHPGNVFIMNNQKFCFIDFGSMGQIMKGDMALLEEIIESFMIQDAKKIIRLTKRLAIEYHIEDEKTLEREIYDIFHMLEHTALNEINVNDIVAKVKSIMANNHVLMPEFIYLLMRGISIIEGIGKQLDPELNVMESMRPYANELALKKYGPKQIAQKSIKHLKILAANMQNLPDDLTVLLEKIKDDKLKINFEVEGLEDVRQTLQNASNRLTYAIIIAALSIGSSILMMAHIPPLFYGNSFLGLLGFLISGILGIVIIYSIWKKDK